DNA sequence from the Nicotiana tomentosiformis chromosome 3, ASM39032v3, whole genome shotgun sequence genome:
CTTTCAAGTGTGCAAAGTGTTATTATTTATATATCTTTGTTCTGTCAACTTCTTCATTCGTTTTTTAATTATTCTAAAAATAGTTAAAAAAAATTTCTTCATGTTTTTGCTCTTGTTTTCAAGTTACATGTActtcttctctctcttttttttggtCATTTACTAGCTGTTTAATTCTCCCATTGTATTGCAATTAAATCTAGTTATTTGAGTAGTTGACCTCCTATTATGTTGAAATTATGTATGATTATATTGGAGATTCGTATTAATATAATATCAGTATGATTTGCTAATGTGATTCACCAAGTAATATATGCCCAAATATATATAACTAAGTAATTTAATTACTCTTTCATAGGGTATAATGTTGTTAAACACTATTGCAAGAAAAGTTATACGCTATTGAGATTTACAAACAAAAATCCTTAGCATTGGATTCCCAATTAATTAGTTAACAAAAAATATAGTCCCAAAAGTCCAAAAAGGTGATTTAGAAAATATTATATACTTTAAGTTGTGGATTATATGACATGTTGGTAGAAAATATTACTTATGATACTTATTAttgtttttaatattattaacttgTTCCACTAATTTCGATAGAATTTGCATGAATTTAATCACTTAATTTATATATAAGACATAATTGGTGATGAATTAGTAGAAAGtagttttcttaaattatttttatgcacaattcttgataaattaaatatttaaaataattgagGGTATTTTTATAAATTTATCAGTTACAGTATAGTACGATATAGTCAAACCAAAtagtaaaatattatttaacaataataaataataaaatatatttaaatactATACTCATAAAATGATACCATACAATAACTACAATACGATACGTTATAAAATGATAGATAATACTGATTCAAACAAAGTATTTAGCAAATGTCTACTCCTTGAGCAATTTGTACCTTGGCTGTATAACAAGCGTCAAAATTATCCGTAAACGTTTCCAAAGAACTGGTCAAAATGTCAATTAGTACCTCATATGATTGGTTAGAAACGAGTATTGAAAGATACTTTAATTACAATGTACGCGGTATTGATTATAGGCTGTCATTCTTAAAACAGCAGCAGCCAAGCATGTGATATTTTCCAACTCTTGCATCATACTATacttagtttcattatttaatcaAAAGATAATGTGTAATGACCAGACTTTAATGCCTAAATACTCTTTTCAATATTCCCACAACTACTCCATTTCCAACCCCACAAGTAATCTTGCACTTCCCAAACACATTGTTTTCTCTATATTATAAATACATAAGTCCCTTAATTTATCCATCCAACAAAAAAAGTGCCCAACTCCAAGACAACCACAAAGCTAAAAAAAAGAGGCAAAAACCCAAAGTTCAAACCAAGTTAAAGGTTGTCTCCTAAAGAGCTCCTTTTGTCCAAAGCAAGTTCTCATTAGGCCTAAATCAATGGCAGATAATGGGGAAGACTTGACCCCATTTTGGCTACAAAACACCACCGATCTCCGCCGTACTGACCGCCTCCGCCACCACCTGTCGTCTCTTTTCTTTAACTCCGCTCTCTTACTCGTCTTTCTGTTGGTTACAGCAATCTTTTTCTTAGTTTTCATAGTTCCCTCTAGTCTCTCTTTCACAAGTAGTAGTATATTTAAACCAAGCAGTGTAAAGAAAAGCTGGGATTCTTTCAATATAGTACTAGTCCTAGTTGCTGTGATCTTTGGTTTTCTCAGCAAAAACAAGAATGAAGACAGAAATCCCAATGACAATCATCAAATTACTTCTCCAATTATCAGAAATGAAGTTCAGAAATCGAACCCATCAACCCCAAATAGTCGATGGTTTAATGATATTCGAAATCCAAATCCAACTACTCCCCGCACATGGTACGATAATGTGGATCGAAATTCCTATAGCAACAATCAGAGTAATATTACTACTGGTGGGGGTGGATTGAGGAGGACTTTTAGTTCATATCCTGATTTATGTGAAGTGTCGCCGCGGTGGATCTCCGGTGAAGATCATTGGCGGTTCTACGACGATACTCATGTTGATACTTATCGGTTTTCGGATCCCGGTCAGCTTCACCGCCGGCGTAGCTTTAGAGAAGTTGATCGTTCTCCGGAACCTGATATTAAAACTATTTATGAAGATCCTTTAGAATCCAAAAAGGAACCTATATTTACTCCACCATCTTCAACTGCTCCCCTGCTCTCACCGCCGTCACCTCCGCCAGCTTCGGCACCAGTAGTATATGAGGACAAAGTGAAGAGAGCAGCTCATAGTGTACCGCGTAAAAAGGAGAGAGCAAGGAAGAAGAGGGAAAATCATGAGGTAGAAGCAAATGAAGTTGTTAGGGCACCGGCGACACCTCCACCACCaccgccgccgccgccgccgcAATACGTGGAGCCGAGAAGCAGTAAAAGCGACCGGAAAAGAGGTGGTGCAAGTGCGACAAAAGAGTTTCTCAATTCATTGTATCAGAAGAAGAGAAAAAACAGGTCAAAAAGTGTTGATAATTTTGATGCTCTCCTCCATAAATCAGAACCTCCTCCTCTCCATTATCATGAATGGCCGGAAACATTCATCACCACACCTCCGCCGCCACCTGCTTCGTTGTTTCAGAACCTGTTTACATCCAAAAAAGCTAGGAGAAAGAGAAATGCGCCTCCAccaccacctcctcctcctccgccTGTGAGGGTGGCACCGGTCAGGATATCAAGACCAAAATCTCAAAATGCCCCGATCACCAGAACTCCAGCTCCAAAGCCAGTGAAGATAAGAAGTTTCGACAGTGTCGAGGAGAACTCGAACAGCGGTGGGAATTCCCCGTTAATACCAATTCCGCCACCGCCTCCACCGCCACCGTTCTACAGGAAGAACGCATGGAAGTTTGTGGTGCAAGGTGACTACGTGAGAATAGACAGCACCGTCAGCTCACGTTCTGGTTCGCCTGAACCTGAAGATATAGATTCAGCTGAGAGCATCCCGACGGCAGAATACGTCGGCGGTGATCGGACGGCGTTTGCGCCGTCGCCATTATTCTGTCCAAGTCCAGACGTCAACACAAAAGCTGAAAACTTCATATCAAAGTTCAGAGCTGGATTGAAGCTAGAGAAGATCAACTCCTTCAATAAAAATGAAGGCCGAGGTTTATCTAATTTGGGCCCAGGAGTAGGGCCAAGTTAGATATTGCATTCTTTTTTACCACATTGACTGATttgttaaaattttcatttttcacacgttttttcatgattgtttgaggTGTTTTCGAAGTTTTATTGCATATAGTATCAGTGTACATAAAAAGATTGCAGCAGAGAGTCGGTTCATCATAGGATAGAAGTTGGATatttgataatatatatatattttaaagtttttggtttgttgttgcatttagtaaAATTGGTCATGTAGTTGAGTAGCATAAGTTAAGCAGGAAATTTGTGATTTTGAGTAATCCAGGATGATGTATTGATAAGAGCAAATAATATTCGATCTTGGATTCTACTGCATGTTGAGATTTTCTTGTTAAGTGATAGCTGGCTTGAATTTTCAAATTAAGGAAAAGAAAAGGACACACTTGGGCGCAAATTGCGATTTCATTTGGATTTTAGGGGTGTAGGAGATTTGTTGAGTGTTGGTTGAAATTTGATATTGACATTCGTTTACAATTACATTAGCATTTGCACATCTCATTCCTTCTCAAAGGTACAAGTAAGAGAACATATCTTACAATCATTTCATATATATATTAATCACAAATTGATAAGGTAGTGTATGCCCAGTTTACTACACACCAACTGTAACATGTTCTAAGTAGTGATAAACGTGAAGCAAATACCAATTGCTTTTCTCACCCCTGACTTTGTCAATTGGGTCCGAACTCCATGTGCTTCTATCATAAGTGTGTACTCTTAGGACC
Encoded proteins:
- the LOC104108657 gene encoding uncharacterized protein, encoding MADNGEDLTPFWLQNTTDLRRTDRLRHHLSSLFFNSALLLVFLLVTAIFFLVFIVPSSLSFTSSSIFKPSSVKKSWDSFNIVLVLVAVIFGFLSKNKNEDRNPNDNHQITSPIIRNEVQKSNPSTPNSRWFNDIRNPNPTTPRTWYDNVDRNSYSNNQSNITTGGGGLRRTFSSYPDLCEVSPRWISGEDHWRFYDDTHVDTYRFSDPGQLHRRRSFREVDRSPEPDIKTIYEDPLESKKEPIFTPPSSTAPLLSPPSPPPASAPVVYEDKVKRAAHSVPRKKERARKKRENHEVEANEVVRAPATPPPPPPPPPPQYVEPRSSKSDRKRGGASATKEFLNSLYQKKRKNRSKSVDNFDALLHKSEPPPLHYHEWPETFITTPPPPPASLFQNLFTSKKARRKRNAPPPPPPPPPPVRVAPVRISRPKSQNAPITRTPAPKPVKIRSFDSVEENSNSGGNSPLIPIPPPPPPPPFYRKNAWKFVVQGDYVRIDSTVSSRSGSPEPEDIDSAESIPTAEYVGGDRTAFAPSPLFCPSPDVNTKAENFISKFRAGLKLEKINSFNKNEGRGLSNLGPGVGPS